The following proteins are co-located in the Frigidibacter mobilis genome:
- a CDS encoding carbohydrate ABC transporter permease produces MEGMAGTRSRLVWAVNLAALLLVLLWTIPTLGLLISSFRDRDQISASGWWKAALPAEQNVIFRAPPPETAVPEGAAWVLDGNVFGEGGGSVAAFGLSAREPKAFAPGDTATGRAGDTLTVAGDGAFRITYPQAPEAGRGDRIFVTTTTPPRLTLENYETVIVAQGLGRAFLNTFTVTIPATVIPILIAAFAAYALAWMRFPGRALILACIVGLLVVPLQMTLIPLLRLHNAIGLDKGYLGIWLAHTAFGLPMAVYLLRNYIAGLPREIIESARVDGATDFEIFRRIVLPLSFPALASFAIFQFLWVWNDLLVATVFLGNAPDQLVMTGVLRELLGSLGGEWEILAASAFVSISMPLLVFFGLQRYLVRGLLAGSVKGG; encoded by the coding sequence ATGGAGGGCATGGCCGGAACCAGATCCCGCCTCGTCTGGGCGGTGAACCTTGCCGCGCTGCTGCTGGTGCTGCTGTGGACGATTCCGACGCTGGGGCTGCTGATCTCGTCGTTCCGTGACCGCGACCAGATCTCTGCCTCGGGCTGGTGGAAGGCGGCGCTGCCGGCAGAGCAGAACGTGATCTTCCGCGCGCCGCCCCCCGAAACGGCGGTGCCCGAAGGCGCGGCCTGGGTGCTGGACGGCAATGTCTTCGGCGAGGGAGGCGGCAGCGTCGCCGCCTTCGGCCTGTCGGCGCGCGAGCCCAAGGCCTTTGCACCCGGCGACACCGCCACCGGGCGGGCCGGCGACACGCTGACCGTGGCCGGGGACGGCGCCTTCCGCATCACCTATCCGCAGGCGCCCGAGGCGGGGCGGGGCGACCGCATCTTCGTCACCACCACCACGCCCCCGCGGCTGACGCTGGAAAACTATGAAACCGTCATCGTCGCGCAGGGGCTGGGGCGGGCCTTCCTCAACACCTTCACCGTCACGATTCCGGCCACGGTGATCCCGATCCTGATCGCCGCCTTTGCCGCCTATGCGCTGGCCTGGATGCGCTTTCCGGGCCGGGCACTGATCCTGGCCTGCATCGTCGGCCTGCTGGTGGTCCCCTTGCAGATGACGCTGATCCCGCTTCTGCGCCTGCACAACGCCATCGGGCTCGACAAGGGCTATCTCGGCATCTGGCTGGCGCATACCGCCTTCGGCCTGCCGATGGCCGTTTACCTTCTGCGCAACTACATCGCCGGCCTGCCGCGCGAGATCATCGAGAGCGCCCGTGTCGACGGCGCGACCGATTTCGAGATCTTCCGCCGCATCGTGCTGCCGCTGTCCTTTCCCGCCCTCGCCAGCTTTGCGATCTTCCAGTTCCTCTGGGTGTGGAACGATCTGCTGGTGGCGACCGTTTTTCTGGGCAACGCGCCCGACCAGCTGGTGATGACCGGCGTGCTGCGTGAACTCCTCGGCTCGCTCGGGGGGGAATGGGAAATTCTGGCGGCCTCGGCCTTCGTGTCGATCTCGATGCCGCTGCTGGTTTTCTTCGGATTGCAAAGATATCTCGTGCGCGGTCTGCTGGCCGGCTCGGTGAAAGGTGGCTGA
- a CDS encoding alpha-amylase family glycosyl hydrolase yields the protein MDFRKDADWWRGAVIYQIYPRSFQDANGDGIGDLLGIVGRLPHIASLGADAVWISPFFPSPMKDFGYDVSDYRDVDPMFGSLADFDQVIATAHFLGLKVMIDLVLSHTSDQHPWFKESRSSRDNPKADWYVWADPKPDGTVPNNWLSMFGGTSWHWDARREQYYLHNFLTSQPDLNFHCAEVQDALLDIARFWLERGVDGFRLDTINFYMHDKQLRDNPPLAKELRNAKTAPAVNPYNHQMHIYDKNQPENIDFLRKLRGLMAPHNAAAVGEVGDSQRGLEILGEYTRGDDRMQMSYAFEFLSGSDLTAQAIADVFAEVDRVAHDGWVCWAFSNHDVVRHFTRWNLTPASARTYATLMTCLRGSICFYQGEELGLPEAEIAFEDLQDPYGKEFWPEFKGRDGCRTPMPWDGSAVNAGFSPAKPWLPVPSSHYHLAVSTAEQDPAALLHHYRRALAFRRGHPALRVGAMTDVTVTGDVLSFHRETDAETILCFFNLSDEPATVAVPEGNWVTIAGELGSARPLPDHTLHLGSWQPSILLLDRNHPERHVGGKDGRS from the coding sequence ATGGACTTCAGGAAAGACGCGGACTGGTGGCGGGGGGCGGTGATCTATCAGATCTACCCCCGCAGCTTTCAGGACGCGAATGGCGACGGCATCGGTGACCTTCTGGGCATCGTCGGCCGCCTGCCGCATATCGCCAGCCTCGGCGCCGACGCGGTGTGGATCAGCCCGTTCTTCCCCTCGCCGATGAAGGATTTCGGCTATGACGTGTCCGATTACCGCGACGTGGACCCGATGTTCGGCAGCCTTGCCGATTTCGACCAGGTGATCGCCACCGCGCATTTCCTGGGGCTGAAGGTGATGATCGACCTGGTGCTGTCGCATACCTCGGACCAGCATCCCTGGTTCAAGGAAAGCCGCAGCAGCCGCGACAACCCCAAGGCCGACTGGTATGTCTGGGCCGATCCCAAGCCTGATGGCACCGTGCCCAACAACTGGCTGTCGATGTTCGGCGGCACCTCGTGGCACTGGGATGCGCGGCGCGAGCAGTATTATCTGCACAACTTCCTGACCAGCCAGCCCGACCTGAACTTCCATTGCGCCGAGGTGCAGGACGCGCTGCTGGATATCGCGCGCTTCTGGCTGGAGCGGGGGGTGGACGGCTTCCGGCTCGATACCATCAATTTCTACATGCATGACAAGCAGCTCAGGGACAATCCTCCGCTGGCGAAAGAGCTGCGCAATGCCAAGACCGCCCCGGCGGTGAACCCCTATAATCACCAGATGCACATCTACGATAAGAACCAGCCGGAAAATATTGATTTCCTTAGGAAACTCCGCGGCCTGATGGCTCCGCACAACGCCGCCGCGGTCGGCGAGGTCGGCGACAGCCAGCGCGGGCTGGAAATCTTGGGCGAATACACCCGCGGCGATGACCGGATGCAGATGTCCTATGCGTTCGAGTTCCTGTCGGGCAGCGATCTGACCGCGCAGGCCATCGCCGATGTCTTCGCCGAGGTGGACCGCGTCGCCCATGATGGCTGGGTCTGCTGGGCCTTCTCAAACCACGATGTCGTGCGCCACTTCACCCGCTGGAACCTGACGCCGGCCTCGGCCCGGACCTATGCCACGCTGATGACCTGCCTGCGCGGATCGATCTGCTTCTACCAGGGCGAGGAACTGGGGCTGCCCGAGGCCGAGATCGCCTTCGAGGATCTGCAAGATCCCTACGGCAAGGAGTTCTGGCCCGAATTCAAGGGCCGCGACGGCTGCCGCACGCCGATGCCCTGGGATGGGTCTGCGGTCAATGCCGGCTTCTCGCCCGCGAAACCCTGGCTGCCGGTGCCCTCCTCGCACTACCACCTTGCGGTGTCGACCGCCGAGCAGGACCCCGCCGCGCTGCTGCACCATTACCGCCGCGCGCTGGCCTTCCGCCGCGGCCACCCGGCGCTGCGCGTCGGCGCGATGACCGATGTGACCGTCACCGGCGATGTGCTCAGCTTCCACCGCGAGACCGATGCGGAAACCATCCTGTGCTTCTTCAACCTGTCGGATGAACCGGCCACGGTGGCGGTGCCCGAAGGCAACTGGGTTACCATCGCCGGCGAGCTTGGCTCGGCCCGGCCCCTGCCGGACCACACGCTGCATCTGGGCTCCTGGCAGCCCAGCATCCTGCTGCTGGACCGCAATCATCCCGAACGCCATGTGGGGGGCAAAGATGGCCGGAGTTGA
- a CDS encoding ABC transporter ATP-binding protein, translated as MAGVELHGVGKSYGEVQVINGIDLDITAGEFVVFVGPSGCGKSTLLRMIAGLERITAGTLSIDGQVVNDVPPAQRGIAMVFQSYALYPHMTVRENMEFALKIARKSRDEIAAAVENAARILQLTPYLDRLPKALSGGQRQRVAIGRAIVRDPKVFLFDEPLSNLDAALRVATRIEIAQLKERLPGRTMIYVTHDQIEAMTLADRIVVLNAGGIAQVGSPLELYERPDNEFVAQFIGSPAMNLLPATLVGTGATSRVQLPGGAEVTVPIATAAALQGQAVKLGVRPEHLDLAGPGTPALIEAPVEVAEKLGDVTVVYVTMPGEAEAVIAKLPGTAPVARGEVLRLTADPARMHLFHQGKSLRRG; from the coding sequence ATGGCCGGAGTTGAGCTACACGGGGTCGGCAAATCCTATGGCGAGGTGCAGGTGATCAACGGCATCGACCTCGACATAACGGCGGGGGAATTCGTGGTCTTCGTCGGGCCTTCGGGCTGCGGCAAGTCCACGCTGCTGCGGATGATCGCGGGGCTGGAGCGGATCACCGCGGGCACCCTTTCCATCGACGGGCAGGTGGTGAATGACGTGCCGCCCGCGCAGCGCGGCATTGCGATGGTGTTCCAGTCCTACGCGCTCTACCCGCATATGACGGTGCGCGAGAACATGGAATTCGCGCTGAAGATCGCGCGCAAGTCCCGGGACGAGATTGCGGCGGCAGTGGAAAACGCCGCCCGCATCCTGCAGCTGACGCCCTATCTCGACCGCCTGCCCAAGGCGCTGTCGGGCGGGCAGCGACAGCGCGTCGCCATCGGCCGGGCCATCGTGCGCGACCCCAAGGTGTTCCTGTTCGACGAGCCGCTGTCGAACCTCGATGCCGCGCTGCGGGTGGCGACACGGATCGAGATCGCGCAGCTGAAGGAACGCCTGCCGGGCCGCACCATGATCTACGTGACCCATGACCAGATCGAGGCGATGACCCTGGCCGACCGCATCGTGGTGCTGAACGCCGGCGGCATCGCCCAGGTCGGCAGCCCGCTGGAGCTTTACGAGCGCCCCGACAACGAGTTCGTGGCGCAGTTCATCGGCTCCCCGGCGATGAACCTGCTGCCCGCCACGCTGGTGGGGACGGGCGCGACAAGCCGCGTGCAACTGCCCGGCGGCGCCGAGGTGACGGTGCCGATTGCGACCGCCGCCGCCTTGCAGGGACAGGCGGTCAAGCTGGGCGTGCGCCCCGAGCATCTGGACCTTGCCGGCCCCGGCACCCCCGCGCTGATCGAGGCGCCGGTGGAGGTGGCCGAAAAACTGGGCGATGTCACCGTGGTCTATGTCACCATGCCGGGCGAGGCCGAGGCGGTCATCGCCAAACTGCCCGGCACCGCGCCCGTGGCCCGTGGCGAGGTGCTGCGGCTGACGGCCGATCCGGCGCGGATGCACCTGTTCCACCAGGGGAAAAGCCTGCGGCGGGGGTGA
- a CDS encoding glycosyltransferase family 2 protein, producing the protein MRRLAILTVKDEGAFVLEWLAFHRSIGFTDVLVFSNDCADGTDLMLDRLQEMGLLAHVPQAGPFPKGPQWAALNAAEGHPLKTAADWVMPLDIDEFVTIHLGDGSLDALLAAYPQATAFALTWRLFGNGGVIGYEDAPVTTQFTRAAPPGMVWPWRASMMKTLFRNDGSYARLGVHRPRQPDPARLDGQLWIGGTGAALPARYFRTGLYTQPSPEQYRIAQLNHYALGAMESYVVKCGRGRANRDASTFDMSYWVERNFDTVEDRSVAPAAARAAPLLAELRADPVLGPLHDRAVAWRHTRFKALMRDEPFRALFGRLLLTAPTRPMSPERLAIFLHHARRAAAETVAPPAGD; encoded by the coding sequence ATGCGGCGGCTGGCGATCCTGACGGTCAAGGATGAAGGCGCCTTCGTGCTGGAATGGCTGGCCTTCCATCGCTCCATCGGCTTCACCGATGTGCTGGTTTTTTCCAACGATTGTGCCGATGGCACCGATCTCATGCTGGACCGGCTGCAGGAAATGGGCCTGCTGGCCCATGTGCCGCAGGCGGGGCCGTTTCCCAAGGGCCCGCAATGGGCGGCGCTGAATGCGGCAGAAGGTCACCCCCTGAAGACCGCGGCCGATTGGGTGATGCCGCTCGATATCGACGAGTTCGTGACCATCCACCTTGGCGATGGCAGCCTGGATGCGCTGCTGGCGGCCTATCCGCAGGCGACGGCCTTCGCGCTGACCTGGCGGCTGTTCGGCAATGGCGGGGTGATCGGGTATGAGGATGCCCCCGTCACCACGCAGTTCACCCGCGCGGCCCCCCCCGGCATGGTCTGGCCCTGGCGCGCCTCGATGATGAAGACGCTGTTCCGCAATGATGGCAGCTATGCCCGGCTCGGGGTGCATCGCCCGCGACAGCCGGACCCGGCGCGGCTGGACGGGCAGCTGTGGATCGGCGGCACCGGCGCGGCCCTGCCCGCGCGCTATTTCCGCACCGGGCTCTATACCCAACCCTCGCCCGAGCAATACCGGATCGCCCAACTGAACCACTACGCGCTTGGGGCGATGGAAAGCTATGTCGTCAAATGCGGGCGCGGGCGGGCGAACCGGGACGCCTCGACCTTCGACATGTCCTATTGGGTCGAGCGGAACTTCGACACTGTGGAGGACCGCAGCGTCGCCCCCGCCGCCGCCCGCGCCGCGCCGCTGCTGGCCGAGCTGCGTGCCGACCCGGTGCTGGGGCCTTTGCATGACCGGGCCGTCGCCTGGCGCCACACCCGGTTCAAGGCGCTGATGCGCGACGAGCCGTTCCGCGCGCTGTTCGGGCGGCTGCTGCTGACGGCGCCGACTCGGCCGATGTCACCCGAGCGGCTGGCGATCTTCCTGCACCACGCCCGCCGCGCCGCAGCGGAAACAGTGGCGCCCCCGGCCGGGGATTAG
- a CDS encoding sulfatase-like hydrolase/transferase, with product MGFTRDTVQGDNICVIWIDDMIDVVTWRDTFGLTIQTPHIDRLMAEGTRFANAYATVPLCAPCRAELATGISPFVSGLVDLNRFWRDVYPPTGAWQYDLRRAGFRTFQTGKVDANYRLSPYEYHRILFHVEKGCADNSQRAKVMDYLPQGPGIRGINHPDDDGSQDHVFYDNAVSGNAIAHLAEADPARRHLFQLGFKHPHYNLECPDRFYQMYDPAAIRWPAIAAPEDYFGPQPGMAVYEAAYIANGSWTPEKNGDEAWRQVVRAYFASISHVDHEIGRFMDALRASPFAGNTTVLLLSDNGFNLGNHDSFHKMSQWDSAAHVPLGIWSARMEGGAVVDVPVSLGAIPKTVMDLAGLPPRPGWTSGQSLLPLIDASFGSYDRSLSPVTSVFGTLSVRPSVEGLTHLRYFRYPNGEEHIYDVVADPGETTNLVTEDPERARLPEMRDELVRGALRLGLDLRGLENPACGVNAMMAVDGSVVMAGGIGDTSYWAYGKDAENIREEKDGGTDTLWYMAGPDDYVLRVPANVEKVRIATVLARTEDSPHVSKPVRIVAHPDSPIHFETSERVSVEVRGSRGNDVFIGAQYASSTFYGGAGDDEFIAVSNRGSVRHFFYGGAGNDILRGGSGRDVLDGGTGDDLIFGGSEGSNLIHGGHGNDVIHDGKGNSVIHTGPGRNTVTSQGGNDTIHVGPGENDITCGVGEVTFKIAYGGVTRIHGWRAAYTLDLSTWPDVPGMAPMAGGVRVQLGLSVVEVMGDDVTLARLAERIVPPSSPAPDSGTRRRKKG from the coding sequence ATGGGTTTTACCCGCGACACTGTCCAAGGCGACAATATCTGCGTGATCTGGATCGACGACATGATCGACGTCGTCACCTGGCGCGATACTTTCGGGCTGACGATCCAGACCCCGCATATCGACCGGCTGATGGCCGAGGGAACGCGCTTTGCCAATGCCTATGCGACGGTGCCGCTTTGCGCGCCCTGCCGGGCAGAGCTGGCGACAGGCATTTCGCCCTTCGTCAGTGGGCTGGTGGATCTCAACCGCTTCTGGCGCGATGTCTACCCCCCCACCGGCGCCTGGCAATACGACCTGCGCCGCGCCGGTTTCCGCACCTTCCAGACCGGCAAGGTCGACGCCAACTACCGGCTCAGCCCCTATGAGTATCACCGCATCCTGTTCCATGTGGAAAAGGGCTGCGCCGACAATTCGCAGCGAGCCAAGGTAATGGATTACCTGCCGCAGGGCCCCGGCATCCGCGGCATCAACCATCCCGACGATGACGGCTCGCAGGACCATGTGTTCTATGACAACGCCGTGTCCGGCAATGCCATTGCCCATCTGGCCGAGGCCGATCCCGCACGTCGGCACCTGTTCCAGCTGGGGTTCAAGCACCCCCACTACAACCTCGAATGCCCCGACCGCTTCTACCAGATGTATGACCCCGCCGCGATCCGCTGGCCTGCCATCGCCGCGCCCGAGGACTATTTTGGCCCGCAGCCCGGCATGGCGGTCTATGAGGCGGCCTATATCGCCAACGGCTCCTGGACGCCCGAGAAGAACGGCGACGAGGCCTGGCGGCAGGTGGTGCGCGCCTATTTCGCGTCGATCAGCCATGTCGACCACGAGATCGGCCGCTTCATGGACGCGCTGCGTGCCTCGCCCTTTGCCGGCAACACCACGGTGCTGCTGCTGTCAGACAATGGCTTCAATCTTGGCAACCATGACAGCTTCCACAAGATGAGCCAGTGGGACAGCGCCGCCCATGTGCCCCTGGGGATCTGGAGCGCCCGGATGGAGGGCGGGGCGGTGGTGGATGTGCCGGTCTCGCTCGGCGCCATCCCCAAGACGGTGATGGACCTTGCCGGCCTGCCGCCGCGCCCGGGCTGGACCTCGGGGCAAAGCCTGCTGCCGCTGATCGACGCCAGCTTCGGCAGCTATGACCGTAGCCTCTCGCCCGTCACCTCGGTCTTCGGCACCCTCTCGGTGCGCCCCTCGGTGGAGGGGCTGACCCACCTGCGCTATTTCCGCTACCCCAATGGCGAGGAGCATATCTATGACGTGGTTGCCGATCCCGGAGAGACCACGAACCTCGTGACCGAAGACCCCGAGCGCGCCCGCCTGCCCGAGATGCGCGACGAGCTGGTCCGTGGCGCGCTGCGGCTGGGGCTGGACCTGCGGGGCCTCGAAAATCCAGCCTGCGGCGTCAATGCGATGATGGCGGTGGACGGGTCCGTGGTGATGGCAGGCGGCATCGGCGATACCAGCTACTGGGCTTACGGCAAGGACGCCGAGAATATCCGCGAGGAAAAGGACGGCGGCACCGATACGCTGTGGTACATGGCCGGCCCCGATGACTATGTGCTGCGCGTGCCGGCCAATGTGGAAAAGGTGCGCATCGCAACCGTGCTCGCCCGCACCGAAGACAGCCCGCATGTCTCCAAACCCGTGCGGATCGTCGCGCACCCGGACAGCCCGATCCACTTTGAAACCTCGGAACGGGTCAGTGTCGAGGTGCGCGGCAGCCGCGGCAATGACGTGTTCATCGGGGCGCAATATGCCAGCAGCACCTTCTACGGCGGGGCGGGGGATGACGAGTTCATCGCCGTGTCGAACCGCGGCTCGGTGCGGCATTTCTTCTATGGCGGTGCCGGCAATGACATTCTGCGCGGCGGATCGGGGCGCGACGTGCTGGATGGTGGCACCGGGGATGACCTCATCTTCGGAGGGTCGGAAGGGTCCAACCTGATCCACGGCGGCCACGGCAATGACGTGATCCACGATGGCAAGGGCAATTCGGTGATCCATACCGGCCCGGGGCGCAACACTGTCACCTCGCAGGGCGGCAACGACACCATCCATGTCGGCCCGGGCGAGAATGACATCACCTGCGGCGTGGGGGAGGTGACGTTCAAGATCGCCTATGGTGGCGTCACCCGGATCCACGGCTGGCGTGCGGCCTATACGCTCGACCTGTCCACCTGGCCCGACGTGCCGGGCATGGCGCCGATGGCGGGCGGGGTGCGGGTGCAACTGGGTCTGTCGGTGGTCGAGGTCATGGGCGACGACGTTACCCTTGCCAGACTTGCCGAACGCATCGTGCCGCCCTCTTCCCCGGCGCCGGACAGCGGCACCCGCCGCCGCAAGAAGGGCTGA